A genomic stretch from Enterobacter dykesii includes:
- a CDS encoding GpE family phage tail protein encodes MTFPDNLTVDDLMADIAVIFHWPPSELNSLSVTELITWREKALQRSGHHHEQ; translated from the coding sequence CTGACCTTCCCGGATAACCTTACGGTCGATGACCTGATGGCGGATATCGCGGTGATATTTCACTGGCCGCCATCAGAGCTGAATTCCCTGAGCGTGACCGAGCTCATTACATGGCGCGAAAAGGCGCTGCAGCGAAGCGGACACCACCATGAGCAATAA
- a CDS encoding terminase endonuclease subunit, protein MTSPAARHMMRVSASETAQRAAVPLRNATAYEQMLVKLAADNRTLKQISSKERKAAKKRELLPFYLPWVAGVLENGKGAQDDIVMTVMLWRLDADDIAGALEIARYAMTYGLTMPVGRRPTPCLLAEEVALAAQRLLAAKQPVNLANLLDTIALTERADMPDIVRAKLHKITGYVLRDAEQLPEALAHLQRAIQLESTIGVKKDIEQLERQLRPKPEPAPKTQTTKPRTRKPAAKPAARRGRPPKAAKAAG, encoded by the coding sequence ATGACGAGTCCCGCAGCGCGTCACATGATGCGGGTCTCGGCCTCTGAAACAGCGCAGCGGGCTGCCGTCCCGCTGCGCAACGCAACTGCCTATGAGCAGATGCTCGTTAAGCTGGCCGCAGACAACCGCACGCTAAAACAAATCAGCTCTAAAGAGCGCAAAGCCGCGAAAAAGCGCGAGCTGCTGCCGTTCTACCTGCCGTGGGTCGCTGGCGTCCTCGAAAACGGCAAAGGCGCACAGGATGACATCGTCATGACGGTGATGCTCTGGCGTCTCGATGCCGACGATATCGCCGGGGCGCTGGAAATCGCCCGTTACGCCATGACCTACGGCCTCACCATGCCGGTCGGTCGCCGTCCGACGCCGTGCCTGCTGGCCGAAGAGGTCGCGCTCGCAGCGCAGCGCCTGCTGGCGGCAAAGCAGCCGGTCAATCTGGCGAACCTGCTCGACACTATCGCGCTGACTGAACGCGCGGATATGCCCGATATCGTGCGTGCGAAGCTGCACAAAATCACCGGCTACGTGCTGCGTGATGCGGAGCAACTGCCCGAGGCGCTGGCGCACCTGCAGCGTGCGATCCAGTTAGAAAGCACTATCGGGGTGAAAAAGGATATCGAGCAGTTAGAGCGTCAGCTCAGACCAAAACCCGAACCGGCACCGAAAACCCAAACGACTAAACCGCGCACGCGCAAACCTGCCGCCAAACCAGCGGCACGGCGCGGGCGTCCACCAAAGGCGGCAAAAGCCGCAGGTTAA
- the leuE gene encoding leucine efflux protein LeuE, translating to MFAEFGVLNFWTYVVGAFFIVLVPGPNTLFVLKTGIGHGVKKGYLAATGVFIGDAVLMFLAWAGVAALIQTTPVLFNIVRYLGAFYLLWLGGKMLWSVVNRQKNAHESGPEPASMIMKRSLVLSLTNPKAILFYVSFFVQFIDVNAQSTGTSFLILATTLELISFMYMSFLIFSGTFVTRYLKTKKKLAKLGNGLIGLLFVGFAARLASLH from the coding sequence GTGTTTGCGGAGTTTGGCGTACTGAATTTCTGGACGTATGTTGTCGGCGCGTTTTTTATCGTGCTGGTGCCAGGGCCGAATACCCTGTTTGTGCTAAAAACCGGGATCGGTCACGGCGTTAAAAAAGGGTATCTTGCCGCCACAGGCGTATTTATCGGCGATGCGGTGCTGATGTTTCTGGCCTGGGCGGGCGTCGCAGCATTAATCCAGACCACGCCGGTACTGTTTAATATCGTGCGCTATCTCGGAGCTTTCTATCTGCTCTGGCTGGGCGGCAAAATGCTCTGGTCGGTGGTGAACCGCCAGAAAAACGCGCATGAGAGCGGCCCTGAACCGGCCAGTATGATCATGAAACGTTCGCTGGTATTAAGCCTGACCAATCCCAAAGCGATTCTGTTCTACGTATCGTTCTTCGTTCAGTTCATTGACGTGAATGCGCAGAGCACCGGCACCTCTTTCCTGATCCTCGCGACGACGCTGGAGTTGATAAGCTTCATGTATATGAGTTTCCTGATCTTCTCAGGCACGTTTGTCACGCGTTATCTGAAAACGAAAAAGAAACTGGCAAAGCTGGGGAACGGGCTGATAGGGCTGCTGTTTGTCGGGTTTGCTGCGAGGTTGGCATCGCTACATTGA
- a CDS encoding helix-turn-helix domain-containing protein, whose amino-acid sequence MSTPINEKIKLIRESERLNRKEISELTGIAYGSFCGYEAGDKKPGVEPIMRILQHPRFTKYTLWFMTDQIAPEAGQIAPALAHFGQQTTTSPHSDQKTG is encoded by the coding sequence ATGTCAACCCCGATAAATGAAAAAATAAAACTCATAAGGGAGTCAGAACGCTTAAATAGAAAGGAAATCAGTGAGTTAACTGGAATAGCATATGGTTCATTTTGTGGATACGAAGCTGGGGATAAAAAACCGGGTGTCGAGCCCATAATGAGAATCCTTCAACATCCTCGTTTCACCAAGTACACCTTATGGTTTATGACTGACCAAATAGCACCCGAAGCTGGGCAGATTGCACCGGCTCTCGCGCACTTTGGGCAGCAGACAACAACGTCACCCCACTCAGACCAGAAAACTGGCTAA
- a CDS encoding phage integrase: MSVKKLDDGRYEVDIRPTGRNGKRIRRKFDKKSEAMAFEKHTQYNHHSKEWLSKPTDKRQLSELKELWWKLKGKHEEHGQSYLRKIERFETMTGNPCAFQITKSLITQYCAQRRGEGIKPTTINRDLITLGGMFTTLIESELYNGEHPFRGFKKLKEQTAETGYLTLEEIDALLAALSGDNRKIAVLCLSTGARWGEAARLKAENVIHNRVSFIKTKTNTPRTVPISDDVAAYVVGKTRGFLFPEASYADFRRTLKEVKPDLPAGQATHALRHSFATHFMINGGNIITLQRILGHTKIAQTMVYAHFAPQYLQDAISLNPLKGANGGQNVHNVSTP, from the coding sequence ATGTCTGTTAAAAAGCTCGATGATGGTCGATATGAAGTGGACATTAGACCGACCGGGCGTAACGGAAAACGCATCCGTCGGAAGTTCGACAAGAAAAGCGAGGCGATGGCTTTTGAAAAACATACTCAATATAACCATCACTCAAAGGAATGGCTTTCAAAACCAACGGACAAACGCCAATTGTCGGAACTGAAAGAGTTATGGTGGAAGCTGAAAGGTAAACATGAGGAGCACGGTCAATCGTATCTCAGGAAAATTGAGCGTTTCGAAACGATGACCGGAAACCCGTGCGCTTTCCAGATCACCAAGAGCCTGATAACGCAATATTGTGCTCAACGTCGGGGTGAAGGTATTAAGCCAACTACCATCAACCGCGACCTGATCACGCTAGGTGGGATGTTCACAACCCTGATTGAGTCAGAACTGTATAACGGTGAGCATCCATTCAGGGGATTCAAAAAACTGAAAGAGCAGACAGCCGAAACGGGCTATCTCACTCTTGAGGAAATTGACGCCTTACTTGCTGCGCTCTCAGGTGATAATCGTAAAATTGCGGTTTTGTGTTTGAGTACCGGAGCAAGATGGGGAGAAGCTGCGCGATTGAAGGCGGAGAATGTGATTCATAACCGGGTGTCTTTCATTAAGACGAAAACCAACACACCGCGCACGGTCCCGATCTCTGATGACGTTGCGGCTTACGTAGTCGGCAAAACACGAGGTTTTCTGTTTCCTGAGGCCAGTTATGCTGACTTCAGGCGAACCCTCAAAGAGGTTAAGCCCGATTTACCGGCCGGACAAGCAACACATGCGCTACGACACTCTTTCGCGACGCACTTTATGATTAACGGGGGCAACATCATCACACTGCAGAGGATCTTAGGTCATACGAAAATTGCGCAGACAATGGTCTATGCGCACTTCGCTCCTCAGTACCTGCAGGACGCGATTTCGCTTAACCCGTTGAAGGGTGCTAATGGTGGTCAGAATGTCCACAATGTGTCCACACCCTAG
- a CDS encoding head completion/stabilization protein: MTTLIIEPKKEPQDVPGVVIPPPGVSEPVIKNTPFFPDVDPKRVREEMRLEQTVSPVRLRRAIKTAIAETNAELSDWRESQLDAGYATLADVPTDELDGESVRVFHYFNAVCSMTTATLYERFRGVDATGKGDKKADSIDSTIDEMWRDMRWSVARIQDKARCIVGQI, from the coding sequence ATGACGACGCTGATTATTGAGCCAAAAAAAGAGCCGCAGGATGTGCCGGGCGTGGTGATACCGCCACCGGGCGTGAGCGAGCCGGTAATCAAAAACACCCCGTTTTTTCCTGACGTTGATCCGAAGCGCGTGCGGGAAGAAATGAGACTGGAGCAGACCGTTTCCCCCGTGCGCCTGCGCCGGGCGATTAAGACCGCCATTGCGGAGACTAACGCGGAGCTGAGCGACTGGCGCGAAAGTCAGCTCGATGCCGGTTACGCCACGCTGGCGGATGTCCCGACCGACGAGCTCGACGGCGAGAGCGTGCGCGTTTTCCACTACTTCAACGCCGTGTGTTCGATGACGACGGCCACGCTTTATGAACGTTTTCGCGGCGTGGATGCGACCGGCAAAGGGGATAAAAAAGCCGACAGCATCGACAGCACTATCGATGAAATGTGGCGGGATATGCGCTGGTCTGTGGCGCGCATCCAGGACAAAGCGCGCTGCATTGTGGGGCAAATCTGA
- a CDS encoding IS3 family transposase (programmed frameshift), with protein MGTPRFTPEFKEEAVRQITERGYSVAEVSDRLGVSAHSLYKWLRAIKPDNSEQHARDLLEAKSEILKLRAQLKRTEEERDILKKGRAVLCKGARLKYRFINEHRTVWGVMTMCRVLNVARAGFYAWLHNPVSVRDKDNQRLLMLIRDSYSLSGGVYGYRRVHGDLNEIGETCGKNRVGRIMQQNRIKAVRGYKAPRRIAGRPSVVAPNRVQRQFTVVRANQVWVTDITYIRTWQGWLYLAVVIDLFARNVVGWSMKPTLSRELALDALMMAVWRRKPDGEVIVHSDQGSQYGSDDWQRFCRANNLAPSMSRRGNCWDNAVAESFFSSLKKERIRKRIYKTRDLARADIFDYIEVFYNRARRHSHLGGLSPEAFEQASS; from the exons ATGGGCACACCACGATTTACACCTGAATTTAAGGAAGAAGCCGTCCGTCAGATAACAGAACGCGGTTATTCCGTTGCCGAAGTATCCGACCGTCTGGGCGTTTCTGCACACAGCCTCTACAAGTGGCTACGGGCTATCAAACCTGATAACAGCGAACAGCATGCCCGGGATTTACTGGAAGCCAAAAGCGAGATCCTGAAACTCCGGGCGCAGCTAAAACGCACCGAAGAAGAACGGGATATCCTGA AAAAAGGCCGCGCGGTACTTTGCAAGGGAGCCCGACTGAAGTACCGCTTTATCAATGAACACCGCACTGTATGGGGTGTGATGACGATGTGTCGGGTACTGAATGTCGCCCGGGCCGGGTTCTATGCGTGGCTGCACAACCCGGTCTCGGTGCGTGATAAAGATAACCAGCGTCTGCTGATGCTTATCCGCGACTCATATTCACTGAGCGGAGGCGTATACGGTTACCGGCGGGTTCATGGCGACCTGAACGAAATCGGGGAAACCTGCGGCAAAAACCGGGTGGGTCGTATTATGCAACAAAACCGGATCAAAGCCGTACGCGGCTATAAAGCGCCGCGTCGTATCGCCGGCCGGCCTTCAGTGGTTGCCCCTAATCGCGTGCAGCGGCAGTTTACTGTTGTCCGGGCCAATCAGGTCTGGGTCACAGATATTACTTATATCCGCACCTGGCAGGGCTGGCTGTATCTGGCGGTGGTTATCGATCTCTTCGCCCGTAATGTGGTCGGCTGGTCGATGAAGCCCACTCTCTCACGCGAACTGGCACTCGACGCGCTGATGATGGCCGTCTGGCGGCGAAAACCGGACGGCGAGGTCATCGTGCACTCAGACCAGGGCAGCCAGTACGGCAGTGACGACTGGCAGCGCTTCTGCCGGGCTAATAACCTGGCCCCGAGCATGAGCAGGCGTGGCAACTGCTGGGATAATGCGGTGGCCGAATCGTTCTTCAGTTCGCTGAAAAAAGAGCGGATCAGAAAACGCATCTATAAAACCCGGGATCTGGCCCGGGCCGATATCTTCGATTACATTGAAGTGTTCTACAACCGGGCCCGGCGCCACAGTCACCTCGGCGGCCTCAGTCCGGAGGCCTTCGAACAGGCCTCATCGTGA
- a CDS encoding regulatory phage cox family protein, whose product MNNQLVSSTDAVPYQEFARLIGKTPAAVKGMIEKGKLPVVEMTDPQSTSGRAGEYWVYLPAWNKGMKMAYDSRPKEIRDGWLMWLGLGQPSR is encoded by the coding sequence ATGAACAACCAGCTTGTAAGTAGCACGGACGCGGTTCCGTATCAGGAGTTTGCGCGTCTGATAGGCAAAACTCCTGCTGCCGTAAAAGGAATGATTGAGAAAGGAAAGCTGCCAGTAGTTGAGATGACTGACCCACAATCAACAAGCGGTAGAGCAGGGGAATATTGGGTCTACCTGCCTGCATGGAACAAAGGAATGAAGATGGCTTATGACAGCCGTCCTAAAGAAATTCGCGATGGTTGGCTGATGTGGCTCGGCTTAGGTCAACCTTCACGGTGA
- a CDS encoding phage tail tape measure protein translates to MSNNVRIEVLLNAVDRASRPLKAIQTASKTLAGDIRTSQNSLRDLNAQAGRIDGFRKASAQLAVTGQSLNEAKQEAAALAVQFKNTQNPTTAQARAMEAAKKSAADLQLKYNSLRQSVQRQRTELAQAGINTRTLSADERRLKTSISETTAQLNRQREALARVSQQQARLSRVKERYQAGKSLAGGAAAAGAAGVGIATAGTMAGVKLLTPGYDFAQKNSELQAVLGVDKQSPEMEALRKQARQLGDNTAASADDAASAQIIIAKSGGDAAAIQAATPVTLNMALSNRRSMEENAALLTGMKSAFQMSNDQIAHIGDVLSMTMNKTAADFDGLSDALTYAAPVAKNAGVSIEQTAAMVGALHDAKITGSMAGTGSRAVLSRLQAPTGKAYEAIKELGVKTSDSKGNTRPIFAILKEMQRSFEKNNLGTSQKGEYMKTIFGEEASSAAAVLMTAASSGKLDQLTAAFKASDGKTAELVKIMQDNLGGDFKEFQSAYEAVGTDLFDQQEGSLRELTKTATKYVLKLDGWITNNKTLASTIGLIAGGGLALIGVLGGIGLIAWPVVTGFNVIMAAAGVLGANLAAMGAAIVSVLGALTWPIVAIGVAIIAGALLIRKYWEPISAFFSGVMEGIKQAFAPVVELFEPLKPVFDWLGDKLKAAWQWFKDLIAPVKSTQETLDSCKNAGVMFGKMLAEALMLPLKSFNTLRTGVNWLLEKLGVINKESSDLDQKAAKANAATGSQKGSYIPATSTYGGYQYQPVTAPTGKTYVDQSKPEYNINLNGGIAPGSDLDRQLREAVDKLDRENRARQRSSMRHD, encoded by the coding sequence ATGAGCAATAACGTCAGGATTGAGGTACTGCTGAACGCAGTAGACCGGGCAAGCCGACCGCTCAAAGCTATCCAGACTGCCAGCAAGACCCTTGCCGGCGACATCCGCACTTCTCAAAACAGCCTGCGCGACCTGAATGCGCAGGCTGGCCGAATTGACGGATTCAGGAAAGCGAGCGCACAGCTTGCCGTGACAGGCCAGTCGCTTAACGAGGCGAAACAGGAAGCCGCCGCGCTGGCCGTCCAGTTTAAAAACACGCAGAACCCGACAACCGCGCAGGCGCGCGCGATGGAGGCGGCAAAGAAATCCGCCGCTGACCTGCAGCTCAAATACAACAGCCTCAGGCAGTCGGTACAGCGCCAGCGCACCGAGCTCGCGCAGGCCGGGATTAACACCCGTACTCTATCGGCGGATGAGCGCAGACTGAAAACCAGCATCAGTGAGACGACCGCGCAACTTAACCGGCAGCGCGAGGCGCTGGCGCGGGTCAGTCAACAGCAGGCGCGACTCAGTCGCGTTAAAGAGCGTTATCAGGCCGGTAAATCCCTTGCCGGAGGCGCTGCAGCGGCAGGCGCGGCGGGCGTCGGTATCGCCACGGCGGGAACAATGGCCGGAGTGAAATTACTCACGCCCGGTTATGACTTTGCACAGAAAAACTCTGAGCTGCAGGCCGTGCTCGGCGTTGATAAACAGTCACCCGAGATGGAGGCGCTGCGCAAACAGGCACGCCAGCTCGGGGACAATACCGCTGCGTCTGCAGATGATGCGGCGAGCGCGCAGATTATCATTGCGAAAAGCGGCGGGGATGCCGCAGCGATTCAGGCGGCGACGCCGGTCACGCTGAATATGGCGCTGTCTAACCGTCGCTCGATGGAAGAAAACGCCGCGCTGCTGACGGGTATGAAATCCGCGTTTCAGATGTCAAACGACCAGATCGCACACATCGGCGACGTGTTGTCGATGACCATGAACAAAACGGCCGCTGACTTTGACGGGCTGAGCGACGCGCTGACCTATGCTGCGCCGGTGGCAAAAAATGCCGGGGTCAGTATCGAGCAGACCGCCGCGATGGTCGGCGCGCTCCATGACGCCAAAATCACCGGCTCGATGGCGGGGACGGGCAGCCGTGCCGTCCTGAGTCGCCTGCAGGCTCCGACCGGTAAGGCATACGAGGCAATCAAAGAGCTCGGCGTTAAAACGTCTGACAGCAAGGGCAACACGCGCCCGATATTCGCCATTCTGAAAGAAATGCAGCGCAGTTTTGAGAAAAATAATCTCGGAACAAGCCAGAAAGGCGAGTACATGAAAACCATCTTTGGTGAGGAAGCCAGCTCGGCGGCGGCGGTACTGATGACCGCGGCATCTAGCGGCAAGCTCGACCAGCTCACGGCGGCGTTTAAAGCCTCGGACGGGAAAACCGCTGAGCTCGTTAAAATCATGCAGGACAACCTCGGCGGTGACTTCAAAGAATTCCAGTCAGCCTATGAGGCCGTCGGTACTGACCTGTTTGACCAGCAGGAGGGCTCACTGCGTGAGCTCACTAAAACCGCCACGAAATATGTTTTAAAGCTCGACGGCTGGATCACCAATAACAAAACACTTGCGTCAACCATCGGGTTAATTGCAGGTGGTGGGCTGGCGCTGATTGGCGTACTGGGTGGGATTGGCCTGATAGCGTGGCCGGTGGTAACGGGTTTCAACGTGATTATGGCCGCTGCCGGTGTTCTCGGTGCAAATCTGGCCGCAATGGGGGCGGCCATTGTCTCTGTGCTCGGGGCGCTTACCTGGCCGATTGTGGCTATTGGCGTTGCCATCATCGCCGGTGCGCTGCTCATCCGCAAATACTGGGAGCCAATAAGCGCATTTTTCTCAGGCGTAATGGAGGGGATAAAGCAGGCTTTTGCCCCTGTAGTGGAGTTATTCGAACCGTTAAAGCCGGTTTTTGACTGGCTGGGTGACAAACTTAAAGCGGCGTGGCAGTGGTTTAAAGACCTGATCGCACCGGTTAAGTCGACGCAGGAGACGCTCGACAGCTGCAAAAATGCGGGTGTGATGTTCGGTAAGATGCTGGCCGAAGCGCTGATGTTACCGCTCAAAAGCTTTAATACATTGCGTACCGGCGTTAACTGGTTACTGGAAAAGCTCGGGGTTATCAATAAAGAATCAAGCGACCTTGACCAGAAGGCCGCAAAAGCCAATGCTGCCACCGGCTCGCAAAAAGGGTCTTATATTCCGGCAACTTCAACATATGGAGGCTATCAGTATCAGCCGGTAACTGCGCCCACGGGTAAGACTTACGTCGACCAGAGCAAGCCAGAATACAACATTAACCTGAATGGTGGCATTGCGCCGGGCAGCGACCTCGACCGTCAACTGCGTGAGGCTGTCGATAAACTCGACCGTGAAAACCGTGCGCGTCAGCGCTCAAGTATGCGTCATGACTGA
- a CDS encoding phage major tail tube protein, with product MALPRKLKYLNMFNDGLSYMGVVESVTLPKLTRKLEKYRGGGMPGSVSIDLGLDDDALSLEWTLGGLPDVELWAQYASPGADSVPLRFTGSFQRDDTGAISAVEVVMRGRHKEYDGGENKQGESGTTKIATECAYYQLTIDGKEVIEIDVVNMVMKVDGVDRLAEHRRAIGL from the coding sequence ATGGCGTTACCACGCAAACTGAAATACCTGAACATGTTTAACGACGGTCTCAGCTACATGGGCGTCGTTGAATCCGTCACCCTGCCAAAGCTGACCCGCAAGCTTGAGAAATATCGCGGCGGCGGTATGCCGGGCTCGGTGTCTATTGACCTCGGCCTCGACGACGACGCCCTGTCGCTTGAGTGGACGCTGGGCGGCCTGCCTGACGTTGAGCTGTGGGCGCAGTACGCGTCACCGGGTGCCGACAGCGTGCCGCTGCGCTTCACCGGCTCATTCCAGCGCGATGACACCGGCGCAATTTCCGCCGTTGAGGTGGTCATGCGTGGCCGTCACAAGGAGTACGACGGCGGCGAAAACAAACAGGGCGAAAGCGGCACGACCAAAATCGCGACCGAGTGCGCGTACTACCAGCTCACGATTGACGGCAAGGAGGTCATCGAGATTGACGTCGTCAACATGGTGATGAAAGTCGACGGAGTCGACCGTCTCGCTGAGCACCGCCGGGCGATTGGCCTGTAA
- a CDS encoding DUF2732 family protein, whose product MEQAVNEAQRDLATRFSSRFDGLIAHISKSELNRTEIIELLGQESANLHNSIFN is encoded by the coding sequence CTGGAGCAGGCAGTAAACGAAGCACAGCGCGACCTCGCGACACGTTTCTCTTCTCGATTTGACGGGCTTATCGCGCATATCAGCAAGTCTGAGCTCAATCGTACCGAGATTATCGAGTTATTAGGTCAAGAGTCGGCAAATTTGCACAACTCAATTTTCAATTGA
- a CDS encoding tail protein X, with the protein MKAYALQGDTLDAICARYYGRTEGVVETVLKANPGLSELGVILPHGTAVELPETESAARTETVNLWD; encoded by the coding sequence ATGAAAGCGTATGCGCTGCAGGGCGACACCCTCGACGCAATTTGCGCCCGGTATTACGGGCGTACTGAGGGCGTGGTCGAAACCGTCTTAAAGGCTAATCCCGGCCTGTCCGAGCTCGGTGTGATCCTGCCACACGGCACGGCAGTAGAGCTGCCCGAGACCGAGAGCGCGGCCAGAACCGAAACGGTGAATCTATGGGACTGA
- a CDS encoding phage tail assembly protein produces the protein MENINETATTETENPNIVILDNPIMRGEQKIEQVTVSKPNAGTLRGVSLASLANSDVDALIKVLPRMTYPALTEPEVMRLEASDLILFAGKVVGFLSPSSAR, from the coding sequence ATGGAAAACATCAACGAAACCGCCACCACCGAAACCGAAAACCCGAACATTGTGATCCTCGATAATCCAATCATGCGCGGTGAGCAAAAAATCGAACAGGTGACCGTGTCCAAACCCAACGCCGGTACTCTGCGCGGTGTGAGTCTGGCCTCGCTGGCAAACTCTGACGTCGATGCGCTGATTAAGGTGCTGCCGCGCATGACGTATCCGGCGCTGACCGAGCCCGAGGTTATGCGTCTGGAAGCGTCAGACCTGATTTTGTTCGCCGGTAAGGTGGTCGGTTTTTTGTCGCCGTCTTCGGCTCGCTGA
- a CDS encoding DUF5405 family protein: MSIRIEINNQYVITSDRYQFILQEKKTATSGKNKGKDWLDVVGYYPTIPKLISGLVLHDLLTSDLIGFSAWEARIERLGKQCLDAFK; encoded by the coding sequence ATGAGCATACGCATCGAGATTAATAACCAGTACGTCATCACCAGTGACCGCTATCAATTCATTTTGCAGGAGAAGAAGACCGCAACATCCGGGAAGAACAAAGGCAAGGATTGGCTGGACGTTGTCGGTTACTACCCGACTATCCCTAAGCTTATCTCAGGCCTGGTATTGCATGACCTTTTGACCAGCGATCTTATTGGCTTCTCAGCTTGGGAAGCTCGAATTGAACGCCTGGGGAAGCAATGTCTGGACGCCTTTAAATAG
- a CDS encoding YciY family protein, with product MKRSRTEVGRWRMLRQVSRRKARWLEAQSRRNMRIHAIRKCGLTRHRNALLFAVQDI from the coding sequence ATGAAGCGCAGTAGAACAGAAGTAGGGCGCTGGCGCATGTTGCGACAGGTGAGTCGTCGCAAGGCTCGTTGGCTGGAAGCACAATCCCGCCGCAATATGCGTATTCACGCCATCAGAAAATGTGGATTGACCCGGCATCGCAATGCGTTGCTGTTCGCAGTCCAGGATATCTGA
- a CDS encoding phage tail protein translates to MLMVLGLFVFERRTLPYQSMQYSKDYRWASNDRIGKPPAYQYLGEGETTRTLSGVLYPEITGGRLSLTAIELMADEGRAWPLIDGTGMIHGMYVIDKVTHTHTELFSDGAARKIEFSLSLKRVDKSLAAMYGDLKTQADNLVTSAGDWLGGLAG, encoded by the coding sequence ATGTTAATGGTTTTAGGTTTATTTGTGTTTGAGCGCCGCACGCTGCCCTATCAGTCTATGCAGTATTCGAAGGATTACCGCTGGGCGTCAAACGACCGTATAGGAAAGCCACCGGCTTACCAGTATCTCGGGGAAGGGGAAACCACGCGTACGCTGTCGGGCGTGCTTTATCCCGAAATTACCGGCGGACGCCTGTCACTGACCGCCATCGAGCTGATGGCCGACGAGGGGCGCGCGTGGCCGCTGATTGACGGAACGGGCATGATCCACGGCATGTATGTCATCGACAAAGTGACGCATACGCACACCGAGCTATTCAGCGACGGGGCGGCGAGAAAAATCGAGTTTAGCCTTTCTCTTAAGCGGGTCGATAAATCGCTGGCGGCCATGTATGGCGACCTGAAAACGCAGGCCGACAATCTGGTCACGTCTGCCGGTGACTGGCTGGGAGGACTGGCGGGATGA